One stretch of Halapricum desulfuricans DNA includes these proteins:
- the trmY gene encoding tRNA (pseudouridine(54)-N(1))-methyltransferase TrmY — MRQFLVVAHDAPASADFPLDALASEAGRMDLLARALNAALLESHGIREDTRVHLVIDGVTVSVDGATVRNLHPDERSIAALLRSALKAREDAIGHQPAEPSPGVAVYRMGLEATLDRLAREGPIVQLHEGGDPAVEVSVPEDPVFVLSDHRDFTDEEADLIAERADARVRLGPRPLHADHAISVAHNWLDTDGYTEY; from the coding sequence ATGCGTCAGTTTCTCGTCGTCGCCCACGACGCGCCCGCGAGTGCCGACTTCCCGCTGGACGCGCTCGCCAGCGAGGCCGGCCGGATGGACCTGCTCGCTCGCGCGCTCAACGCAGCACTGCTTGAGAGCCACGGGATCCGCGAGGACACCCGAGTCCACCTGGTCATCGACGGCGTGACCGTCAGCGTCGACGGCGCGACCGTCAGGAACCTCCACCCCGACGAGCGCTCGATCGCCGCACTGCTCCGGTCGGCGCTCAAGGCCCGTGAGGACGCGATCGGCCACCAGCCGGCCGAGCCCTCGCCCGGCGTCGCAGTCTACCGGATGGGGCTTGAAGCGACGCTCGACCGCCTCGCACGCGAGGGGCCGATCGTCCAGCTCCACGAGGGCGGCGATCCGGCGGTCGAGGTCTCCGTCCCGGAGGACCCGGTGTTCGTCCTCTCGGACCACCGTGATTTCACCGACGAGGAGGCCGATCTGATCGCCGAGCGGGCCGACGCCCGAGTCCGGCTCGGTCCGCGGCCGCTGCACGCCGACCACGCGATTTCCGTCGCGCACAACTGGCTCGATACTGACGGATACACCGAGTATTGA
- a CDS encoding TOBE domain-containing protein: MSRYGDEPPSADFAARLYADGVAFEDRDAALLRAVAETGSLNAAAQSLGRSYSRAHKRLSTLEEAFGPLLDRQRGGASGGGSELTDLAETLLARFDRLRAEYSGVAETDETVLEGRVVERTGELGVVETDAGELRALVEADAETVQVSIRADAVTLQSPDAAPMAAETSARNRLSGTVTDIDAGEAVATVTVDVGAERPLTALVTCRSLELLDLAVGDPVVASLKAMTIRAIPR; this comes from the coding sequence ATGAGTCGTTACGGCGACGAACCCCCGAGCGCTGATTTCGCGGCGCGGCTGTACGCCGATGGCGTCGCCTTCGAGGACAGGGACGCGGCGCTACTTCGGGCCGTCGCCGAGACCGGATCGCTGAACGCCGCCGCTCAGTCGCTGGGCCGGTCCTATTCCCGGGCACACAAACGACTCTCGACGCTCGAGGAGGCGTTCGGCCCGCTGCTCGATCGCCAGCGCGGCGGGGCCAGCGGCGGCGGCAGCGAGTTGACCGACCTCGCGGAGACGCTGCTGGCGCGATTCGATCGCCTGCGAGCGGAGTATTCGGGCGTCGCCGAGACCGACGAGACCGTTCTGGAGGGGCGCGTCGTCGAGCGGACCGGCGAACTCGGAGTCGTCGAGACCGACGCGGGCGAACTCCGGGCGCTTGTCGAGGCCGACGCCGAGACAGTCCAGGTATCGATCAGGGCCGACGCGGTGACCTTGCAGTCGCCGGACGCCGCACCGATGGCTGCCGAGACCAGCGCCCGAAACCGCCTTTCGGGGACCGTGACCGACATCGACGCGGGCGAGGCGGTCGCGACCGTCACCGTCGACGTGGGTGCGGAACGACCGCTGACGGCGCTCGTGACCTGCCGGAGTCTCGAGCTGCTCGATCTGGCCGTCGGCGATCCGGTCGTCGCATCGCTGAAAGCGATGACGATCCGGGCGATTCCGCGGTGA
- a CDS encoding extracellular solute-binding protein encodes MPKQRSRRAVLKSIAGGAAVGLAGCLGSESSVSVLSAGSLAATFEDHVGPAFESETGITVQGEYFGSNAVMRMVEDGTKHPDVVVSADATLLRDRLVGTHTDWDVEFATNVLGIGYNADTGFGSKMAAGEQEWYDLIRETEQGDIAISNPEQDPLGYRAWQAFGLAEREHDIEGFREEVWDLVEQVAEEPQVLGGVEGGSRAGAVVYGNMARDHDIPFEPFPAAYNFADPSLADHYATAEYTFEQDGTTVEGRPILYNATVLDRADAPENGRRLVEFLASNPDDVLGEAGLATADSLPRAHGTLPDGLTI; translated from the coding sequence ATGCCGAAACAACGGTCGCGTCGGGCCGTCCTCAAATCGATAGCAGGGGGTGCAGCGGTCGGCCTCGCCGGCTGTCTCGGGTCCGAGTCGTCGGTCAGCGTTCTCTCTGCGGGGAGTCTCGCGGCGACGTTCGAAGACCACGTGGGACCGGCCTTCGAGTCCGAGACGGGGATCACCGTTCAGGGCGAGTACTTCGGTTCGAACGCCGTCATGCGGATGGTCGAGGACGGGACGAAACACCCCGACGTGGTCGTCAGCGCGGACGCGACGCTGCTGCGCGATCGCCTCGTCGGGACGCACACCGACTGGGACGTCGAGTTTGCGACGAACGTCCTCGGTATCGGCTACAACGCCGACACGGGGTTCGGGTCGAAGATGGCCGCGGGCGAACAAGAGTGGTACGACCTCATTCGCGAAACCGAACAGGGGGACATCGCCATCAGCAACCCCGAACAGGACCCGCTGGGATATCGTGCCTGGCAGGCGTTCGGCCTCGCCGAACGCGAGCACGACATCGAGGGGTTTCGAGAAGAGGTGTGGGACCTCGTCGAACAGGTGGCCGAAGAACCACAGGTGCTCGGCGGTGTCGAAGGGGGCTCCAGAGCGGGTGCAGTCGTCTACGGGAATATGGCCCGCGATCACGACATTCCCTTCGAGCCGTTCCCGGCGGCGTACAACTTCGCCGACCCGTCGCTCGCTGATCACTACGCGACCGCTGAATACACGTTCGAACAAGACGGCACAACTGTCGAGGGGCGGCCGATACTGTACAACGCGACGGTGCTCGATCGAGCGGACGCGCCCGAGAACGGCCGCAGGCTGGTCGAATTTCTCGCAAGCAATCCCGACGACGTGCTCGGGGAGGCGGGGCTCGCGACGGCGGACAGCCTCCCTCGCGCTCACGGAACCCTCCCGGATGGACTGACAATATGA
- a CDS encoding ABC transporter permease, translating to MRSHTSPTDGDVSTYTRTPGTVRSTLLVPALLGGLLLVYVAVPFVAFLARTGTADVLARLAEPQAQAAVRNSLLTATTSTIVATVLGVPLAYVLARRSFPGKRLLEGLIILPLVLPPVVAGAMLLTAFGRFTPIGATAYAVGIELTGSFIGIVLAQTFVAAPFVVVTARAGFGAIDERLERASRSLGYSALGTFRHVALPLARGAILAGITLTFARAMGEFGATYMVASNPRTMPTRIWVDFINGGIDAVVPVGLALLAVTLAVLAVVQRVGRVPTVIER from the coding sequence ATGAGATCGCACACCTCACCGACAGACGGGGACGTGAGCACGTACACGCGAACACCAGGGACAGTGCGCTCGACACTACTCGTGCCGGCACTTTTAGGCGGGTTGTTGTTGGTCTACGTGGCTGTGCCGTTCGTGGCGTTTCTCGCTCGGACCGGAACGGCGGACGTTCTCGCCAGATTAGCCGAGCCACAGGCACAAGCGGCGGTCCGAAACTCACTCCTGACGGCGACGACCTCGACGATAGTGGCAACGGTGCTGGGCGTCCCGCTGGCGTACGTCCTCGCCCGCCGATCGTTCCCCGGGAAACGACTGCTCGAGGGACTGATCATCCTGCCGCTGGTGTTGCCCCCGGTGGTCGCCGGCGCGATGCTCCTGACGGCGTTCGGCCGGTTCACACCGATCGGCGCGACAGCCTACGCAGTCGGGATCGAACTGACTGGCAGCTTCATCGGTATCGTCCTGGCACAGACGTTCGTCGCCGCTCCCTTCGTCGTCGTCACCGCCAGGGCCGGGTTCGGCGCGATCGACGAGCGGCTCGAACGCGCCTCGCGCTCGCTGGGATACTCGGCGCTCGGCACGTTCAGACACGTCGCGCTCCCGCTGGCCCGCGGGGCGATCCTCGCGGGGATCACGCTCACGTTCGCCCGTGCGATGGGCGAGTTCGGCGCGACGTACATGGTCGCGTCGAACCCCCGGACGATGCCGACGCGCATCTGGGTCGACTTCATCAACGGCGGGATCGACGCCGTCGTCCCGGTCGGGCTGGCGCTGCTGGCCGTGACGCTGGCGGTGCTGGCCGTCGTTCAGCGAGTCGGACGGGTCCCGACGGTGATCGAACGATGA
- a CDS encoding ABC transporter ATP-binding protein: protein MTLEVVDLTHRYGDELALEDVSLEVDAGEIVGLLGPSGCGKTTTVQAIAGHVNPTAGEIHLRGEDITADPPERRDVGVVFQEPTLFPHMTVAENVAYGLRPAGLAPDERAAIVDRYLELVSLSDQRGAMPAALSGGQKRRVELARALAPQPDVLLLDEPLSALDRGLRNQLREEIARIQRETGVTTLYVTHDQETAMALSDRLVVMSDGQVDGVGEPRELYESPPTPFVASFLGRSTRLPVTPPGDPGLTLEARALAGDGGTPADTSLICLARPSDLTLLDSERTEAGYSLAGVVDRVTDLGTRYEVVLVLDAGGELTVETQRVQLEPGERAHCTIDRTDLLLFEESSGRVGPACCSPERDGERLSRRYSPRTVSVPRGGRGPNRR from the coding sequence ATGACGCTCGAGGTAGTCGATCTCACACACCGATACGGGGACGAACTCGCCCTCGAAGACGTCTCTCTCGAGGTCGATGCCGGCGAGATCGTCGGGCTGCTCGGCCCGAGCGGCTGTGGCAAGACGACGACCGTCCAGGCCATCGCCGGCCACGTGAACCCGACTGCCGGGGAGATACACCTCCGGGGGGAGGACATCACGGCCGACCCGCCAGAGCGAAGAGACGTCGGCGTCGTCTTCCAGGAGCCGACGCTGTTTCCCCACATGACCGTCGCCGAAAACGTCGCCTACGGACTTCGTCCGGCCGGGCTCGCTCCCGACGAGCGGGCGGCGATTGTCGACCGCTATCTCGAACTCGTCTCGCTGTCCGACCAGCGCGGGGCGATGCCGGCGGCGTTGTCCGGCGGACAGAAGCGACGCGTCGAACTCGCGCGGGCGCTGGCACCGCAGCCGGACGTCCTGTTGCTCGACGAACCACTGTCGGCGCTCGATCGGGGGCTTCGCAATCAACTACGCGAGGAGATCGCACGGATCCAGCGCGAGACGGGCGTCACGACGCTGTATGTCACCCACGATCAGGAAACGGCGATGGCGCTGTCCGACCGACTCGTCGTGATGAGCGACGGACAGGTCGACGGCGTCGGCGAACCACGGGAGCTGTACGAGTCACCGCCGACGCCGTTCGTCGCCTCGTTTCTCGGCCGGTCGACGCGGCTTCCGGTCACGCCGCCCGGCGACCCGGGACTCACGCTTGAGGCCCGAGCGCTGGCCGGCGACGGCGGCACACCAGCCGACACGAGTCTCATCTGTCTCGCCCGTCCGAGCGATCTCACGCTCCTCGACAGCGAGCGGACGGAAGCCGGATACTCACTGGCCGGCGTCGTCGATCGCGTCACCGACCTCGGCACGCGTTACGAGGTCGTCCTCGTGCTGGATGCCGGCGGTGAGCTGACGGTCGAAACCCAGCGCGTGCAACTGGAGCCGGGCGAGCGGGCGCACTGTACAATCGACAGGACGGATCTGCTCCTGTTCGAGGAGTCGTCCGGGCGTGTCGGCCCCGCGTGTTGCTCTCCGGAACGCGATGGCGAACGGCTCAGTCGTCGGTACTCGCCGCGGACTGTGTCGGTACCCCGCGGTGGCCGAGGTCCGAATCGACGGTGA
- a CDS encoding methyl-accepting chemotaxis protein, producing MVSSLVDLYTDSLWWMMDKLGVTQSVERKVLAAVVIQFSISVTLVLVSLFFSGLVRIGLALVLLGVAVVAFVNTVIITRWDMIEPIERLEEHATAIAEGDFSTDVRRLEQDDELGDLTDEFAEMQAYLNVVADQADALARQEFDAEVLDRDVPGDFGASLREMNDSLTEHTTELQEMTERLERRSDRLDELVSAFGGAAERARDGDLTATIDDVDLQFDDDAYRGVVENYNALVTTLAETLGDVVAFAERVDTASDEVDESVAEISDASDEVARSVQEISDGAADQTARLHTVSEAMNDLSATVEEIAASADEVAGTASTAAERGQSGQDAASEAIEELRVLETRIDETASAVEQLAEEIREIDEIVSFIDEIAAETNMLALNASIEAARAGEAGEGFGVVAEEIKGLAGETADAAADISDRIETVQATSESTVGDVEDMTEQVDTTARSVEDAVGDFEDIVSLVEEIDGGLQEISAATDDQAETATEVVDLVDEVASISEQTAAEAEDGAAAAQQQTATIETVTGAVEDLSADAAALAERLESFTVDSDLGHRGVPTQSAASTDD from the coding sequence ATGGTATCATCGCTCGTCGACCTGTATACTGACTCCCTCTGGTGGATGATGGACAAACTCGGCGTCACGCAGTCAGTCGAGCGGAAGGTGCTGGCTGCGGTCGTCATTCAGTTTTCGATCTCGGTAACGCTGGTTCTCGTTTCGCTGTTTTTCAGTGGTCTGGTCCGGATCGGGCTGGCGCTCGTCCTCCTGGGTGTGGCTGTTGTGGCGTTTGTCAACACGGTCATCATCACGCGCTGGGACATGATCGAACCGATCGAGCGCCTCGAAGAACACGCGACAGCCATCGCGGAGGGCGACTTCTCGACGGACGTCCGGCGACTCGAGCAGGACGACGAACTCGGTGACCTCACCGACGAGTTCGCCGAGATGCAGGCGTACCTGAACGTCGTCGCGGATCAGGCCGACGCGCTCGCTCGCCAGGAGTTCGACGCCGAGGTGCTCGATCGGGACGTGCCCGGCGATTTCGGCGCGTCGCTCCGGGAGATGAACGACAGTCTCACCGAGCACACGACGGAGCTCCAGGAGATGACCGAGCGACTGGAGCGGCGATCGGATCGACTCGACGAACTCGTCTCGGCGTTCGGCGGCGCCGCCGAGCGCGCTCGCGACGGCGATCTCACCGCGACGATCGACGATGTGGATCTCCAGTTCGACGACGACGCCTACCGGGGCGTCGTCGAAAACTACAACGCGCTGGTCACGACGCTCGCGGAGACGCTCGGTGACGTCGTCGCGTTCGCCGAGCGCGTCGATACCGCCAGCGACGAGGTCGACGAAAGCGTCGCGGAGATCAGCGACGCCAGCGACGAGGTCGCCCGCTCCGTTCAGGAGATCAGCGACGGGGCCGCTGATCAAACGGCCCGGCTCCACACCGTCTCGGAGGCGATGAACGACCTCTCGGCGACCGTCGAGGAGATCGCCGCCTCCGCCGACGAGGTCGCCGGAACCGCGAGTACGGCCGCCGAGCGCGGCCAGTCCGGTCAGGACGCCGCCAGCGAGGCTATCGAGGAGTTGCGCGTCCTCGAAACGCGGATCGACGAAACGGCCAGCGCCGTCGAGCAGTTGGCCGAGGAGATCCGCGAGATCGACGAGATCGTCTCCTTTATCGACGAGATAGCCGCCGAGACGAACATGCTCGCGCTCAACGCCTCGATCGAGGCCGCACGCGCTGGAGAGGCCGGAGAGGGATTCGGCGTCGTCGCCGAGGAGATCAAGGGCCTCGCCGGGGAGACGGCCGACGCCGCGGCCGACATCTCCGATCGGATCGAGACCGTCCAGGCGACCTCCGAATCGACGGTCGGCGACGTCGAAGACATGACCGAGCAGGTCGACACGACGGCTCGCTCTGTCGAGGACGCTGTCGGGGACTTCGAGGACATCGTATCGCTCGTCGAGGAGATCGACGGCGGTCTCCAGGAGATCAGCGCGGCGACGGACGACCAAGCCGAGACGGCGACCGAAGTCGTGGATCTGGTCGACGAGGTCGCTTCGATCAGCGAACAGACGGCCGCTGAGGCCGAGGACGGCGCGGCTGCGGCCCAACAGCAGACGGCGACTATCGAGACGGTCACCGGCGCTGTCGAGGACCTGTCGGCCGACGCCGCCGCGCTCGCCGAGCGCCTCGAATCGTTCACCGTCGATTCGGACCTCGGCCACCGCGGGGTACCGACACAGTCCGCGGCGAGTACCGACGACTGA
- the gltB gene encoding glutamate synthase large subunit, whose protein sequence is MTQDGTHGAQGQHCCGPGSDARANCGVGVVMDLDGGGGSWVVRDALELLENLEHRGTTGAEENTGDGAGIKLRIPHAFFSDVLDAALPEPGAYAIGTVFFPTADEERERLKDVVEQQLADEGLDTLAWRSVPTDSDGLGATALESEPDVWQVFVESATGRTGDAFGRQLYVARRVLENHVAQADLPGSDRFYVVSLDHKTVDYKGLLKAEQLPDYYPDLTDGRVGSTFAMVHARFSTNTLGAWHLAHPYRRIVHNGEFNTIRGNINWMRARETDLATDAFDDVTPGEGSAIEKLLPVIDDPDQSDTASVDNALELLLQAGRDLPHALRLLIPEAWRHEDNDLSRARREFYDYHASLVEPWDGPALVAATDGERVGAVLDRNGLRPARYDVLENGTLVMASEAGALDYEPEEIRERGRLQPGQCFLADPEEGRVIPDEEVFDDLVDEKYGEWVENEQVRLSDLTDSEYDTRHGVVELRNQQALFGYTYDEVDHLLEPMAESGKDPVGSMGDDTPLSVLAQHNRPLASYFKQLFAQVTNPPLDYIREEIVTSLETRIGNQRNLLAETPAHARQLVADSPILTDAETAEIKSLDADGLSSRVLDATFDPDSDLETAVEELRDAATDAARAGTDVLVLSDAAAGDDRLPIPSLLAVGGVHHHLVRNGLRNRVGLVVESADPRTVHQHATLVGYGADAINPYLAYRTIEDLVAGPEGADRREAIEAYVTALEDGLLKTMAKMGISTLESYQGAQIFEAVGLASDFVAEYFEGTTTRTEGIGINELESDLRDRFAVAFEDDTDMERQGEFEFRSGGIHHQWNPETTGKLQQAVRAGDYETYREFAAAINEQDETLQTLRGLLEFETDARESIPIEAVEPVEEIVTRFETAAMSLGSLSPEAHENLAKAMNRIGAHSNTGEGGEPPERFHTETESKTKQVASGRFGVTSAYLSAAEELQIKMAQGSKPGEGGHLPGEKVNEMIAEVRHATPGVGLISPPPLHDIYSIEDLKQLIHDLKASNPEADVNVKLVAEDGIGTIAAGVAKANADVVHISGRSGGTGASPKTSIKNAGLPWELGLAEANRTLRATGLRSRIKVTTDGGLKTGRDVAVAALLGAEGYAFGTAPLVTEGCVMARQCHQNTCPVGVATQKEKLRERFPGEPEHVINYMTFVARELREIMAELGFAELDEMIGRVELLSQRDDVDHPKAKTLDLSAITEPPVESDDRIKTREQAHDVDDQLDWELLEEIGDAIEAGEPVALAGAVDNVDRAVGATISNRVSRAHGPDGLPEDTIQLDFDGTAGQSFGAFLAGGVTMRLTGSGNDYVGKGLSGGKLIVDTPEGAAYDPAENVVVGNVALYGATGGEVYVNGRGGERFAVRNSGVKGVVEGVGDHGCEYMTGGAIAVLGETGKNFAAGMSGGIAYVYDPGGTLAERANTEMVTLSDQLDPADRRLLRRLLENHVEYTDSARAEELLADWDSALDAFVRVLPEAYAEAIEARPDADVRSDLPAPAAADVGSDSGEFPASTDD, encoded by the coding sequence ATGACTCAAGATGGCACACACGGCGCGCAGGGCCAACACTGCTGTGGGCCGGGGTCAGACGCACGCGCTAACTGCGGGGTCGGGGTCGTCATGGACCTCGACGGCGGCGGCGGTTCATGGGTCGTACGGGACGCACTGGAGCTGCTCGAGAATCTCGAACATCGAGGGACGACCGGGGCAGAGGAAAACACCGGCGACGGGGCCGGGATCAAGCTCCGGATTCCGCACGCGTTCTTCAGCGACGTTCTCGACGCGGCGCTGCCCGAACCGGGCGCGTATGCGATCGGGACGGTCTTCTTTCCGACAGCGGACGAAGAGCGCGAACGGCTCAAGGACGTCGTCGAGCAGCAACTCGCCGACGAAGGGCTGGACACCCTGGCCTGGCGGTCGGTCCCGACGGACAGCGACGGACTGGGCGCGACGGCGCTTGAAAGCGAGCCGGACGTCTGGCAGGTCTTCGTCGAGTCCGCGACGGGCCGGACCGGCGACGCGTTCGGTCGACAGCTGTACGTCGCCCGCCGCGTGCTGGAAAATCACGTCGCGCAAGCGGACCTCCCGGGCAGCGACCGGTTTTACGTCGTCTCGCTCGATCACAAGACCGTCGACTACAAGGGCCTGCTGAAGGCCGAACAGCTGCCCGACTACTACCCCGATCTCACCGACGGGCGCGTCGGGTCGACGTTCGCGATGGTCCACGCCCGGTTCTCGACGAACACGCTCGGCGCGTGGCACCTCGCGCATCCCTACCGGCGGATCGTCCACAACGGCGAGTTCAACACCATCCGGGGCAACATCAACTGGATGCGCGCCCGCGAGACCGACCTCGCGACCGACGCGTTCGACGACGTGACGCCCGGAGAGGGGTCGGCGATCGAGAAACTCCTGCCGGTGATCGACGACCCCGACCAGTCCGACACTGCAAGCGTCGACAACGCGCTCGAACTGCTCCTGCAGGCGGGACGGGACCTCCCGCACGCGCTTCGGCTGTTGATCCCCGAGGCCTGGCGACACGAGGACAACGACCTCTCCCGGGCGCGTCGGGAGTTCTACGACTACCACGCGTCGCTGGTCGAACCCTGGGACGGGCCGGCGCTCGTGGCCGCGACCGACGGCGAGCGCGTCGGGGCCGTGCTCGATCGCAACGGGCTGCGACCCGCTCGCTACGACGTGCTCGAAAACGGGACGCTGGTGATGGCGAGCGAGGCCGGCGCGCTCGATTACGAGCCCGAGGAGATCCGCGAACGCGGCCGTCTCCAGCCCGGACAGTGTTTCCTCGCCGATCCCGAAGAGGGGCGGGTCATACCTGACGAGGAGGTCTTCGACGACCTCGTCGACGAGAAGTACGGCGAGTGGGTCGAAAACGAGCAGGTGCGACTGTCCGATCTCACGGACAGCGAATACGACACTCGCCACGGGGTCGTCGAACTTCGCAACCAGCAGGCGCTGTTCGGGTACACCTACGACGAGGTCGATCACCTGCTCGAGCCGATGGCCGAGTCCGGCAAGGACCCGGTCGGTTCGATGGGCGACGACACGCCGCTGTCGGTGCTCGCCCAGCACAACCGGCCGCTGGCCAGCTACTTCAAGCAGCTGTTCGCACAGGTGACGAACCCGCCGCTTGACTACATCCGCGAGGAGATCGTCACCTCCCTGGAGACCCGCATCGGCAACCAGCGTAACCTGCTTGCGGAGACCCCGGCCCACGCCCGCCAGCTGGTCGCCGACTCGCCGATCCTCACCGACGCCGAGACGGCCGAGATCAAGTCGCTCGACGCCGACGGTCTGTCGTCGCGGGTGCTCGACGCCACGTTCGATCCCGACAGCGATCTGGAGACGGCGGTCGAAGAACTCCGGGACGCCGCGACCGACGCGGCTCGGGCCGGGACGGACGTGCTCGTCCTCTCGGACGCGGCCGCTGGAGACGACCGACTGCCGATCCCGAGCCTGCTCGCGGTCGGCGGCGTCCACCACCACCTCGTGCGCAACGGACTGCGAAACCGGGTCGGGCTGGTCGTCGAGTCGGCCGACCCCCGGACGGTCCACCAGCACGCGACGCTCGTGGGCTACGGTGCGGACGCGATCAACCCCTATCTCGCCTACCGGACGATCGAGGATCTGGTCGCCGGACCGGAAGGGGCCGACCGCAGAGAGGCGATCGAGGCGTACGTTACGGCGCTTGAAGACGGTCTGCTCAAGACGATGGCCAAGATGGGCATCTCGACGCTTGAGAGCTATCAGGGCGCACAGATCTTCGAGGCCGTCGGACTGGCCTCGGACTTCGTCGCGGAGTACTTCGAGGGGACGACTACCCGAACCGAGGGCATCGGAATCAACGAACTGGAGTCCGATCTGCGCGACCGGTTCGCGGTCGCGTTCGAGGACGATACCGACATGGAGCGCCAGGGCGAGTTCGAGTTCCGCTCCGGGGGGATCCACCACCAGTGGAACCCCGAGACGACAGGGAAACTCCAGCAGGCCGTCCGCGCGGGCGACTACGAGACCTACCGGGAGTTCGCCGCCGCGATCAACGAACAGGACGAGACGCTGCAGACCCTGCGCGGCTTGCTGGAATTCGAGACTGACGCCCGCGAGTCGATCCCGATCGAGGCGGTCGAACCCGTCGAGGAGATCGTCACGCGCTTCGAGACGGCGGCGATGTCGCTGGGCTCGCTCTCGCCGGAGGCCCACGAGAACCTCGCGAAGGCGATGAACCGCATCGGCGCACACTCGAACACCGGCGAGGGCGGCGAGCCGCCGGAACGGTTCCACACCGAGACCGAATCGAAGACCAAACAGGTCGCCTCCGGCCGGTTCGGCGTCACCTCGGCGTACCTCTCGGCGGCCGAGGAGCTCCAGATCAAGATGGCTCAGGGATCGAAGCCAGGGGAGGGCGGCCATCTCCCGGGCGAGAAAGTCAACGAGATGATCGCGGAGGTCCGTCACGCGACGCCGGGGGTCGGGCTCATCTCGCCGCCCCCGTTGCACGACATCTACTCCATCGAGGACCTCAAACAGCTGATCCACGACCTCAAGGCGAGCAACCCCGAGGCAGACGTCAACGTCAAGCTCGTCGCCGAGGACGGCATCGGGACCATCGCGGCCGGCGTCGCGAAGGCCAACGCCGACGTGGTTCACATCTCGGGTCGCTCGGGCGGCACCGGCGCCTCGCCAAAGACGTCGATCAAGAACGCCGGCCTGCCCTGGGAGCTCGGGCTCGCGGAAGCCAACCGCACCCTCCGGGCGACGGGGCTGCGCTCGCGGATCAAGGTCACGACCGACGGCGGGCTCAAGACCGGGCGCGACGTGGCCGTCGCGGCGTTGCTCGGGGCGGAGGGATACGCATTCGGCACCGCGCCGCTCGTCACTGAGGGCTGTGTGATGGCCCGGCAGTGTCACCAGAATACTTGCCCGGTCGGCGTTGCGACCCAGAAGGAGAAACTCCGCGAGCGCTTCCCCGGCGAGCCAGAGCACGTCATCAACTACATGACCTTCGTGGCTCGGGAACTGCGAGAGATCATGGCCGAGCTCGGCTTCGCCGAACTTGACGAGATGATCGGCCGCGTCGAGTTGCTCTCCCAACGCGATGACGTCGATCACCCGAAAGCGAAGACGCTCGATCTCTCGGCGATCACCGAACCGCCCGTCGAGAGCGACGACCGGATCAAGACCCGCGAGCAGGCCCACGACGTCGACGACCAGCTCGACTGGGAGCTACTCGAGGAGATCGGCGACGCGATCGAAGCGGGCGAGCCGGTCGCGCTGGCCGGGGCGGTCGACAACGTCGACCGGGCGGTCGGGGCGACGATCTCGAACCGCGTCTCCCGGGCGCACGGACCGGACGGGCTGCCCGAGGACACGATCCAGCTCGATTTCGACGGGACCGCCGGACAGAGCTTCGGCGCGTTCCTCGCCGGCGGCGTAACGATGCGGCTGACCGGATCCGGCAACGATTACGTCGGCAAGGGCCTGTCGGGCGGCAAGCTGATCGTCGACACGCCGGAGGGCGCGGCCTACGACCCAGCCGAGAACGTCGTCGTCGGCAACGTCGCGCTGTACGGCGCGACCGGCGGCGAGGTGTACGTCAACGGTCGGGGCGGCGAGCGCTTCGCCGTCCGCAACTCAGGGGTGAAAGGCGTCGTCGAGGGCGTCGGCGACCACGGCTGTGAGTACATGACCGGCGGCGCGATCGCCGTGCTCGGCGAGACGGGCAAGAACTTCGCCGCGGGGATGTCCGGCGGCATCGCCTACGTCTACGATCCCG